In Toxoplasma gondii ME49 chromosome VIII, whole genome shotgun sequence, a single genomic region encodes these proteins:
- a CDS encoding oxidoreductase, putative (encoded by transcript TGME49_269120~Predicted trans-membrane domain (TMHMM2.0):24-47:67-87), with amino-acid sequence MECIGLSCFFNALVESPLLMIVACLGMFKIAGAVLNSLWCVVAALILRDCDFLTKILPEKKDYWKDRTAWVTGACSGIGLSVARLLAMRGCKIIMSSNRPDALKAAVDDIIKFCNKKGTQRKESDFLVLPCDMLHLETLDDTVVKAKEWQGKIDFLFNNAGIIGVGALMPYKSDERVVTIDLLAQMKLSKLVIPIMKEAGFGHIIFTASMYSRFVTGGFASYCAAKHGLRAFAEGLDREFRAKGYNIAVTNICPGWVDTPIYTRAVGPAEMPQAVDYKSKKVTVGLSSDTVAAKILKSSSNQLTECWVSRNPELLIAYFNYYVPFAARIFLDISARSMCAATDETVADIIAQKAVNNPRAELR; translated from the exons ATGGAGTGTATCGGtctcagctgcttcttcaaCGCACTGGTGGAGTCGCCGCTACTCATGATAGTAGCTTGCTTAGGTATGTTCAAGATTGCTGGAGCAGTCTTGAACAGTTTATGGTGCGTCGTCGCTGCTTTGATATTGCGTGACTGCGACTTCCTAACAAAAATACttccggagaagaaggactaCTGGAAGGACAGAACGGCGTGGGTCACAG GTGCTTGCAGTGGCATTGGGCTGAGCGTTGCTAGGCTACTGGCCATGCGTGGCTGCAAAATTATCATGTCCAGCAACCGCCCTGATGCACTGAAAGCTGCTGTGGACGACATTATCAAATTCTGCAACAAGAAagggacgcagaggaaagagagcgacTTCCTTGTGCTACCGTGTGACATGCTGCACCTCGAAACACTGGATGATACAGTCGTCAAGGCGAAAGAATGGCAGGGCAAGATCGATTTCCTTTTCAACAACGCCG GGATTATCGGAGTTGGTGCTCTCATGCCGTACAAGTCTGATGAGCGAGTAGTCACTATCGACCTGCTAGCTCAAATGAAGCTTTCCAAGCTTGTTATACCGATCATGAAAGAAGCCGGCTTTGGCCACATCATCTTTACCGCCTCCATGTATAGTCGATTCGTCACTGGTGGTTTCGCGTCATACTGCGCCGCCAAGCACGGACTGCGTGCTTTTGCTGAAGGACTCGACA GAGAATTTAGGGCCAAGGGATATAATATTGCGGTCACAAACATCTGCCCCGGTTGGGTGGACACACCGATCTACACACGGGCTGTTGGGCCTGCTGAGATGCCACAGGCGGTTGATTACAAAAGCAAGAAAGTCACTGTCG GCCTCTCAAGCGACACGGTCGCCGCAAAAATTCTCAAATCATCGTCGAACCAGTTGACCGAATGCTGGGTGTCGCGGAACCCCGAGTTACTGATTGCGTATTTCAATTATTATGTCCCTTTCGCAGCTCGTATCTTCCTCGATATCTCCGCAAGAAGCATGTGCGCTGCAACAGATGAAACAGTCGCAGACATAATTGCACAGAAAGCTGTTAACAATCCGAGAGCAGAGCTGCGATAA
- a CDS encoding ornithine aminotransferase, mitochondrial precursor, putative (encoded by transcript TGME49_269110) — translation MATKSDGSASAAAEGGARKTNIEAYRDGLKLKTEEDFFACDRQYVCQNYAPVPVVISKGKGARVWDINGNEYYDFLAGVSSLSQGHCHPRVIAALCRQAERLTLTLRAFGNDVTGPACRFMAEMFGYDRVLLMNTGAEAGESALKIARKWAYEVKEIPPDSAKVILCNNNYWGRTITACSSSTTFDCYNNFGPFTPGFELIDYDDVGALEEALKDPNVAAFFVEPIQGEGGVNVPKPGYLKRAHELCRSKNVLLIVDEIQTGLCRTGRLLAADHDEVHPDILLLGKSLSAGVVPISAVMGRADVMDVLKPGTHGSTFGGNPLACAVAVEALTVLKDEKLADRAERLGAQFRDCLRRELYGKVPWIKEIRGRGLLNAVEVDSDAIDPNDVVMKLKENGILSKPTRGRVMRFIPPLVITDEEHRDATTRIIKSFLAVEEERKK, via the exons ATGGCTACCAAGTCCGACGGTTCCGCCTCTGCAGCAGCCGAAGGTGGCGCTAGGAAAACGAACATTGAAGCTTACCGGGATGGCTTAAAGCtcaaaacagaagaagactttTTTGCCTGCGACAGACAGTATGTTTGCCAAAACTACGCGCCGGTGCCGGTTGTTATCAGCAAAGGTAAAGGTGCTCGCGTTTGGGATATCAACGGCAATGAGTACTACGACTTCCtcgccggtgtctct AGCCTCAGTCAAGGGCATTGTCACCCCCGCGTCATTGCAGCACTGTGCCGCCAGGCGGAGCGGTTGACTCTCACCCTACGGGCTTTTGGAAATGACGTCACAGGACCAGCATGCAGGTTCATGGCGGAAATGTTTGGGTACGACCGTGTTCTCCTCATGAATACCG GTGCCGAGGCTGGTGAATCTGCTCTCAAAATCGCGCGCAAGTGGGCGTACGAGGTGAAAGAAATTCCACCAGACTCTGCCAAAGTTATTTTGTGCAACAACAACTACTGGGGGAGGACAATCACCGCGTGCAGTTCATCTACCACATTCGATTGCTACAATAA TTTCGGCCCCTTCACTCCGGGATTCGAACTCATTGATTATGATGACGTAGGTGCTTTGGAAGAAGCTCTGAAAGATCCTAACGTCGCTGCTTTCTTTGTCGAGCCTATCCAGGGCGAGGGTGGAGTGAATGTCCCTAAACCGGGCTACTTGAAGCGCGCACACGAGCTGTGCAGGAGCAAGAATGTACTACTCATCGTTGACGAAATTCAAACTGGACTTTGCAGAACAGGCCGGCTGCTTGCGGCGGACCACGATGAAGTACATCCCGACATTTTGTTGCTGGGAAAAAGCTTGAGTGCTGGCGTCGTGCCGATCAGTGCAGTCATGGGCCGCGCGGATGTCATGGATGTGCTGAAGCCAGGAACCCATGGCAGCACTTTCGGAGGCAACCCACTTGCTTGTGCCGTGGCTGTAGAGGCACTAACGGTACTCAAAGATGAGAAACTCGCTGACAGAGCTGAAAGGCTTGGTGCGCAGTTTCGAGACTGTCTCAGAAGAGAGCTCTACGGGAAGGTGCCATGGATCAAGGAAATTCGAGGTCGCGGTTTGCTCAACGCTGTAGAAGTTGACTCCGATGCCATTGATCCGAATGACGTTGTAATGAAGCTTAAAGAAAACGGCATTTTGTCGAAGCCAACTAGAGGGAGGGTTATGCGTTTTATCCCCCCTTTGGTTATCACAGATGAGGAGCACCGGGATGCAACTACCCGCATCATTAAGTCATTCCTTGCGGTCGAGGAGGAGCGCAAAAAATGA
- a CDS encoding hypothetical protein (encoded by transcript TGME49_269100), with protein sequence MGYTCRVLCSATQSSFVTCAQHSRGKRPNQLTHHAAMEINLLGSFFCSVTAFQGILTFVRSYASHTCWLAPTNLAALKEPVVLAPQASSDIPRAVQEVLNCCIGGFSAVFEALLSPGAGDDGLRFLCFLLFSPSAWSTWSQTPLGVCRTSVTNSRLCSRKQWTSRTSDGDWPFLPCRGAGNATPRARGQRCGSSKELLLASAACSCAAVAVLVASRIQQSIYRLFFPSCQRQTFVRVGGLNLTLHDHVIPRRATEVPSTLVSSQGNWERLRDGGRAFRVRHRTEVAGFSLPATRRRISRACSSHDHHSSISLRQDAPSHHAGRLGFVHVPIPLSPEQAPGDQATTGGSYATRSRSAEVLLPYRCCRSVEQQVDHFFFLLVLILTPAMNHAKNLLAIAKICLATVQGKGEKNVTGLGHSKGASQKGPPRRQHRDGALSTAAPANAANGCNQSTFSETKEDPHSARKEVAVPMGAGVRYTDYKWASRRLVSTSGGHQCRKHCLKALRRCMHQASVTEHGTIVLLTQLPLQSFLHWLFPNHGTQVPHFSRRRSVPPKRGGMPLTLAFQRRRNSVEAEVRGTRRTVEVVDASGEPCDATLNTQGVSSCGEQATNTAPEGGESQEMLSLHRDNNRKQDRCGNTAADPNPVRLTAVEHMRGVDRIGYLCCLLQHCKDPDTVYRVARHHPGRHQPLLMPAASQCSFTFRKAR encoded by the coding sequence ATGGGGTATACCTGCAGAGTCCTGTGCAGTGCCACACAGTCATCTTTTGTCACGTGTGCACAGCATTCACGTGGAAAGCGCCCAAACCAGCTAACCCACCATGCAGCGATGGAAATCAACTTGCTTGGTTCCTTCTTTTGTTCTGTGACAGCTTTTCAGGGCATTCTTACCTTCGTCCGCAGTTACGCCAGCCACACATGCTGGCTTGCACCTACAAACTTGGCAGCACTAAAAGAGCCTGTGGTGCTGGCTCCGCAGGCATCTTCAGACATACCTCGTGCCGTACAAGAAGTATTGAACTGCTGCATCGGTGGGTTTTCTGCCGTGTTTGAGGCACTTCTGTCTCCGGGCGCCGGAGACGACGGGCTGCGCTTCTTGTGCTTcctcctgttttctccctcagCGTGGTCAACGTGGTCTCAGACGCCTCTGGGCGTATGCAGGACCAGTGTAACCAACAGCAGACTGTGTTCCAGGAAACAGTGGACCTCGAGAACCAGCGATGGTGACTGGCCATTTCTCCCCTGTAGGGGCGCTGGCAACGCTACCCCCAGAGCAAGGGGACAACGATGCGGATCCTCGAAGGAGCTCCTTCTGGCGAGTGCAGCTTGTTCCTGCGCTGCTGTTGCAGTGCTTGTGGCTTCCAGGATCCAGCAGTCCATATatcgtctctttttcccgTCTTGTCAAAGGCAGACCTTCGTCCGGGTGGGAGGCCTCAACTTGACTCTTCACGACCACGTCATTCCACGCCGTGCCACCGAGGTGCCCTCGACACTCGTTTCGTCTCAGGGGAACTGGGAACGCTTACGTGACGGCGGACGCGCGTTCCGTGTCAGACACAGGACTGAGGTGGCTggcttctcccttcctgcGACCCGCCGGCGAATCAGCCGAGCTTGTTCTTCGCACGATCATCATTCAAGCATATCGCTGCGACAGGATGCTCCTTCCCACCACGCCGGAAGACTAGGGTTCGTGCATGTTCCAATTCCCCTGTCTCCAGAGCAGGCGCCAGGAGATCAAGCCACCACAGGCGGCTCGTACGCGACTAGATCGCGCTCTGCGGAGGTCTTATTACCTTACAGGTGCTGTAGGTCGGTAGAACAACAAGTGGATcattttttctttttgctcGTCCTGATCCTTACTCCAGCGATGAATCACGCCAAGAATCTTCTGGCGATTGCAAAAATTTGTTTGGCTACGGTACAGGGGAAAGGTGAGAAAAACGTCACTGGGCTTGGACACTCCAAAGGTGCATCACAAAAAGGCCCACCGCGGCGTCAGCATCGCGACGGCGCACTATCAACAGCAGCACCAGCGAACGCAGCAAACGGATGTAACCAGAGTACCTTTTcagaaacaaaagaagaTCCCCACAGTGCTCGAAAAGAGGTAGCGGTGCCCATGGGTGCCGGGGTACGATACACAGACTACAAGTGGGCAAGTAGACGTTTGGTGTCCACGTCTGGTGGGCATCAATGTCGAAAACACTGTTTGAAGGCGCTCCGCCGATGCATGCATCAGGCTAGTGTGACAGAACACGGAACAATAGTGCTTCTGACACAGCTACCCCTTCAGAGTTTCCTCCACTGGCTGTTTCCTAACCATGGTACACAAGTGCCTCATTTTTCTCGCCGGCGGTCTGTCCCGCCAAAACGCGGAGGAATGCCTCTAACTCTGGCGTtccaaagaagacgaaactcTGTTGAAGCGGAAGTTCGTGGAACACGGCGCACTGTCGAGGTGGTAGACGCGAGTGGTGAACCATGTGATGCTACGTTGAATACTCAAGGGGTATCGAGCTGTGGAGAGCAAGCAACCAATACGGCACCCGAGGGAGGAGAGTCTCAGGAAATGTTGTCTCTTCATAGGGACAATAATCGCAAGCAGGACCGGTGCGGAAATACAGCTGCAGATCCTAATCCCGTTCGTCTCACAGCTGTTGAACATATGCGAGGCGTGGATCGCATTGGATACTTGTGTTGTCTCCTACAGCACTGTAAGGACCCTGACACTGTGTACAGAGTAGCTCGACACCATCCCGGAAGACACCAACCTCTCCTCATGCCTGCCGCATCACAATGTTCCTTTACATTTAGGAAGGCAAGATGA
- a CDS encoding hypothetical protein (encoded by transcript TGME49_269085) has product METAASLSCGHVDTTTVESQRCWSLSLPRSERLFVRLCCFVYTTLCFSLIRPSMLSPAGVYPDIWATPVCVGFPGRQELSKKHLDGMRKAVHTHSCCVQMKKKQACERHERRLPFLGILLLQIESGLGHQNASTSNVFLLFNFLSPSPESVTRLLVFVLPFRHHQLTCVRIAAIAQHAG; this is encoded by the exons ATGGAGACGGCGGCGAGTCTGAGCTGCGGGCATGTCGACACGACGACGGTGGAAAGTCAACG GTGCTGGAGCCTTTCCCTTCCTCGATCAGAGCGGCT ATTCGTTCGCCTTTGTTGCTTCGTGTACAccactctctgcttctctcttaTTCGCCCCTCCATGCTGTCCCCGGCGGGCGTCTACCCCGACATATGGGCGACTCCAGTCTGTGTTGGATTTCCTGGACGCCAGGAATTGTCGAAGAAGCACCTAGACGGAATGCGGAAGGcagtacacacacacagttGTTGTGTccaaatgaagaagaagcaggcgtGTGAGCGACACGAGAGACGATTGCCATTCCTCGGAATTCTACTCTTGCAGATTGAATCAGGTCTCGGCCACCAAAACGCTTCCACTTCGAACGTCTTTCTTTTGTTCAATTTCCTATCCCCTAGTCCAGAAAGTGTGACTCGgcttctcgttttcgttttgCCTTTCCGTCATCATCAACTTACCTGCGTCAGGATAGCCGCTATAGCGCAACATGCCGGGTGA